The Drosophila teissieri strain GT53w chromosome X, Prin_Dtei_1.1, whole genome shotgun sequence genome has a segment encoding these proteins:
- the LOC122623508 gene encoding phosphatidylinositol 4-kinase alpha isoform X2, with translation MTMTASDKYSYQRTVLCLARVLAGIQPTPWEKVQTLFRYCPQENAAGVFCLDTRAQDAVIALGIYFLEGGCQHEGQIVPYLLRLAKCLPKAVWIDDARSTKVERVRIPSAEKFSFCLNTLLSDIAAKCPDCREEIILNQVETLSALANIVKSSRDSSSAPPPIILCKATVPLLFGLARSMGRYASNDPPLLCRIFPPELLPIQKSGGRDGTGSNSSASGTCGGSFSSSERLAATHHFRPIIPRSMSGSLAQAQNASYDDGRQRSAGGKPSKPSLHSYFSVPYDPRTHFFTRYGSSFNQFPNMRVCESPTKGGPRPLYRVPPFPIQHLQTIFAVSKKLLTKDTLEHLDEQASDIFSLHQIKGYCYKSFSETLNLVLVTLLRELLQHQVDLPTPFTKDVQEFVKRLFLNGQTELQNKQQDQERERREENGIAVVNKYKVNVMANAACVDLLVWAIRDETEADKLCGRLSQKLNLELSHKIVMDHMPLLMVCLEGLGKLAHKFPNIAGTSISYLRDFLVAPSPILGKLHDHAMQSLAQQKKEKEQTPFKIAVQHSDSRTAVVIYGDNQKLPGSGTGRSGHAAFESLRDAAIENLSIALRAAHTLDQFCVPALVANVSNRLFTAEKSGSESQGECHKSNLVSLNIIVMLGHVAVALKDTSKTTQNILQFFIQRFCKVPSEQNALIVDQLGCMIISQCETHVFDEIMKMFSRVTVQSASLAYTSDPEHRKQFHHVSDAVVNALGNIAANIQGDAEMLELLGKLLELFVQIGLDGERSYDNTPGAQKASSRAGNLGMLIPVIAVLVRRLPPIKNPRQRLHKLFKDFWAYCVVMGFTNARLWPADWYQGVQQIAAKSPLLISQTAHKSDMRELNYTLAIKSDSVNELRSQILVLLEHTSDNVATAINKLSFAQCTYLLSVYWLEMLRVENADEPSLEPIMSYLCDTALQRDKTGIWQCVKCVADQVFEKFRNVLYAHDEIREKVLESQATLLLVYFNHIHKPIQVVADQYLSFLVDRFPHLLWNRRVLWCMLDILQLLAYSLSLDPNEETPTLRVVSTPYTLQLMDSLPARELRLKDFADRCQGIVNEAMKWAPRSTRSHLQEYPNQIPTPVLAHHSGLALAFDSVVSSSALLTGTMSKRPSCVNSDTPRFVSVLCLRSKYAGEISGLLSVLSEKDKAGLADRLVSDVWEACAEKSDARHRGALWRATAYLIICSEISRKLLHAVASSQLELFTESAMETAVECWQWVLTARQDLELCFIQEMVSAWQTTFEKRMGLFAWETEVTNPLAAYEGCKLVSKPILIAPHLIWLQLLSEMVDTAKYCNRDKVEMFCLLLHRCLPILKSSKQNRQVSTVGCRFKLLQCGLSLLQGNTIPKSLSRNILRERIYSNALDYFCGPTTCPNQSREQLLEDIMILLKFWQTMRSEKKHLVTSEVGDYDLTNASVSSTQMLAVRNNPETASLISGSGLANDYTRSMSASGNAVGMGVGAAGGGSSSGWYNTIPHSTSTLSKRSNRSKRLQYQKDSYDKDYMKKRSMILELLAVELEFLITWYNPNCLPDLMVPGEEQITEWRNRPYKPNVWRDYARLAWCYNPALAVFLPQRIKNAEIIDEEVSRLVCSDPIAVCHIPEALKYLCTTKNLLLESPDLVYILSWSPVTPIQALAYFSRQYPSHPLTAQYAVKTLSSYPAESVLPYIPQLVQALRHDTMGYVVEFIKNISRRSQIVAHQLIWNMQTNMYMDEDQQHRDPNLYEALDQLSQSIIASFSGAAKRFYEREFDFFGKITAVSGEIRSFAKGIERKNACLAALSRIKVQGGCYLPSNPEAMVLDIDYSSGTPMQSAAKAPYLARFRVYRCGITELETRAMEVSNNPNSQEDAKMTLGVESWQAAIFKVGDDVRQDMLALQVITIFKNIFQQVGLDLFLFPYRVVATAPGCGVIECVPNAKSRDQLGRQTDSGLSEYFQHQYGDESSKEFQAARANFVKSMAAYSLIGYLLQIKDRHNGNIMIDKDGHIIHIDFGFMFESSPGGNIGFEPDMKLTDEMVMIMGGKMDSPAFKWFSELCVQAFLAVRPYQNAIVSLVSLMLDTGLPCFRGQTINLLRQRFVATKNNKEAAAHMLAVIRNSYQNFRTRTYDMIQYYQNQIPY, from the exons ATGACGATGACCGCCTCGGATAAATACTCCTACCAGCGCACCGTGCTCTGCCTGGCCCGCGTTCTGGCGGGGATCCAGCCCACTCCCTGGGAGAAG GTGCAGACCCTGTTCCGGTATTGCCCGCAGGAGAATGCAGCCGGAGTGTTTTGCCTGGACACGCGGGCCCAGGATGCCGTGATTGCGCTGGGCATCTACTTTCTGGAGGGCGGCTGCCAGCACGAGGGCCAGATTGTGCCCTATCTGCTGCGGCTGGCCAAGTGCCTGCCCAAGGCCGTCTGGATCGACGATGCGCGGAGCACCAAAGTCGAAC GCGTGCGCATTCCGTCGGCGGAGAAGTTCAGCTTCTGCTTGAACACCCTGCTGTCGGACATAGCGGCCAAATGTCCGGACTGCCGCGAGGAGATCATCCTCAACCAGGTGGAAACGCTGAGCGCTCTGGCCAACATAGTCAAGTCGAGCAGAGACAGCAGCTCGGCGCCGCCGCCCATTATCCTGTGCAAGGCGACGGTGCCGCTGCTCTTCGGCCTCGCCCGTTCGATGGGTCGCTATGCCAGCAACGATCCGCCGCTGCTGTGCCGCATTTTCCCGCCCGAGCTGCTGCCCATCCAGAAGAGCGGCGGCCGCGACGGCACCGGCTCGAACAGCAGCGCCAGCGGCACCTGCGGCGGCTCCTTCAGCAGCAGCGAGCGCCTGGCGGCCACGCATCACTTCCGACCCATCATACCGCGCTCCATGTCCGGCAGTCTGGCGCAGGCCCAGAACGCCAGCTACGATGATGGACGGCAGCGGTCCGCGGGCGGTAAGCCCAGCAAGCCCTCGCTGCACAGCTACTTCTCGGTGCCGTACGATCCGCGGACGCACTTCTTCACGCGCTACGGCTCCAGCTTCAACCAGTTCCCCAACATGCGTGTCTGCGAGTCGCCGACGAAGGGCGGCCCACGACCCCTGTATCGAGTGCCACCGTTTCCCATCCAGCATCTGCAGACGATATTCGCGGTGTCCAAGAAGCTGCTTACCAAGGACACGCTGGAGCATCTGGATGAACAGGCCAGCGATATATTCTCGCTGCACCAAATCAAGGGCTACTGCTACAAGAGCTTCTCGGAAACGCTGAACCTGGTGCTGGTCACCTTGCTGCGGGAACTGCTGCAGCATCAGGTGGACCTGCCGACGCCGTTCACCAAGGACGTGCAGGAGTTCGTGAAGCGGCTCTTCCTCAACGGGCAGACGGAGCTGCAGAacaagcagcaggatcaggagcgGGAGCGGCGCGAGGAGAACGGCATCGCGGTGGTCAACAAGTACAAGGTCAATGTGATGGCCAACGCGGCGTGTGTCGACCTGCTGGTTTGGGCCATTCGCGACGAAACGG AGGCGGACAAGCTGTGCGGGCGACTGTCGCAGAAGCTGAACCTGGAGCTCAGCCACAAGATCGTGATGGATCACATGCCGCTGCTGATGGTCTGCCTGGAGGGACTGGGCAAGCTGGCGCACAAGTTCCCCAACATTGCTGGCACCTCGATCTCGTATCTGCGCGACTTCCTTGTGGCGCCCAGTCCCATTCTGGGCAAGCTCCACGACCATGCCATGCAGTCGCTGGCCCagcagaagaaggagaaggagcagacGCCCTTCAAGATCGCCGTCCAGCACTCGGACTCCCGAACGGCGGTCGTCATCTACGGCGATAACCAGAAGCTGCCTGGCAGCGGCACCGGGCGCAGTGGTCATGCTGCATTCGAGTCACTGCGCGACGCGGCCATCGAGAATCTATCGATCGCCCTGAGGGCTGCCCACACCCTGGACCAGTTCTGTGTGCCGGCTCTGGTGGCCAACGTCTCCAATCGACTCTTCACCGCCGAGAAGTCGGGCAG TGAATCGCAAGGGGAGTGCCACAAATCCAATCTGGTCAGCCTCAACATCATCGTGATGCTGGGCCACGTGGCCGTGGCGCTCAAGGACACCTCGAAGACCACACAGAACATCCTGCAGTTCTTCATCCAGCGCTTCTGCAAGGTGCCCTCGGAGCAGAACGCCCTCATTGTGGACCAGCTGGGCTGCATGATCATCTCGCAGTGCGAGACGCATGTCTTCGATGAGATCATGAAGATGTTCTCGCGCGTCACCGTGCAATCGGCCTCGTTGGCCTACACCTCGGACCCGGAGCACCGCAAGCAGTTCCACCACGTTTCGGATGCGGTGGTCAATGCACTGGGCAACATAGCGGCCAACATCCAGGGGGATGCGGAgatgctggagctgctgggcAAGCTGCTGGAGCTGTTCGTCCAGATCGGTTTGGATGGCGAGCGCAGCTACGACAATACACCGGGCGCCCAGAAGGCCAGCTCACGTGCTGGTAATCTGGGCATGCTGATACCGGTGATTGCGGTACTGGTGCGCCGCCTGCCGCCGATCAAGAATCCCCGCCAGCGGCTGCACAAGCTCTTCAAGGACTTCTGGGCCTACTGCGTCGTCATGGGCTTCACCAACGCCCGCCTTTGGCCAGCCGACTGGTACCAGGGTGTGCAGCAGATAGCGGCCAAGTCGCCGCTGCTCATCTCGCAGACCGCCCACAAGTCCGACATGCGGGAGCTCAACTACACGCTGGCCATCAAGAGCGACTCGGTGAACGAGCTGCGCAGCCAGATTCTGGTGCTGCTCGAGCACACGTCGGACAATGTGGCCACGGCGATCAACAAGCTCTCCTTTGCGCAGTGCACGTACCTGCTGAGCGTTTACTGGCTGGAGATGCTGCGCGTGGAGAACGCGGACGAGCCCAGTCTGGAGCCGATCATGAGCTACCTCTGCGACACGGCGCTGCAGAGGGACAAGACGGGCATCTGGCAGTGCGTCAAGTG CGTTGCCGACCAGGTCTTCGAGAAGTTCCGCAATGTTCTGTACGCCCACGACGAGATCCGCGAAAAGGTGCTGGAGTCGCAGGCCACCCTGCTGCTGGTCTACTTCAATCACATCCACAAGCCCATCCAGGTGGTGGCCGATCAGTACCTCTCCTTCCTGGTCGATCGCTTTCCCCACTTGCTCTGGAATCGCCGCGTGCTGTGGTGCATGCTGGacatcctgcagctgctggcctACTCCCTCAGTCTCGATCCCAACGAGGAGACGCCCACACTGCGCGTGGTCTCGACGCCCTACACACTGCAGCTGATGGACTCGCTGCCGGCGCGAGAGCTGCGCCTCAAGGACTTCGCCGATCGGTGTCAGGGCATTGTGAACGAGGCCATGAAGTGGGCGCCGCGATCCACGCGCTCGCACCTGCAGGAGTACCCCAACCAGATACCCACGCCCGTGCTGGCGCACCACAGCGGCTTGGCGCTGGCCTTCGACTCGGTGGTGAGCAGCAGTGCCCTGCTCACGGGCACCATGAGCAAGCGGCCGAGCTGCGTGAACTCCGATACGCCGCGATTCGTGTCGGTCTTGTGCCTGCGCAGCAAGTACGCCGGCGAGATAAGTGGCCTGTTGTCCGTGCTCAGTGAGAAGGACAAGGCCGGACTGGCGGATCGGCTGGTCAGCGATGTGTGGGAGGCGTGTGCCGAGAAGAGCGACGCCCGCCATCGCGGCGCCCTTTGGCGGGCCACTGCCTATCTGATCATATGCTCGGAGATCAGCCGCAAACTGCTGCACGCGGTGGCCAGTTCGCAGCTGGAGCTGTTCACCGAGTCGGCGATGGAGACCGCCGTTGAGTGCTGGCAATGGGTGCTGACTGCGCGCCAGGATCTGGAGCTGTGCTTCATCCAGGAGATGGTCAGCGCCTGGCAGACGACGTTCGAGAAGCGCATGGGCTTGTTTGCGTGGGAAACGGAGGTCACCAATCCCCTGGCCGCCTACGAAGGCTGCAAGCTGGTCAGCAAGCCCATACTGATCGCCCCGCATCTGATTTGGCTGCAGTTGCTCTCCGAGATGGTGGACACAGCCAAGTACTGCAACCGGGACAAGGTGGAGATGTTCTGCCTACTGCTGCACCGATGTCTTCCCATTCTCAAGAGCAGCAAGCAGAACCGCCAGGTGTCCACCGTTGGCTGTCGCTTCAAGCTGCTGCAGTGCGGCCTGTCGCTGCTGCAGGGCAACACCATTCCGAAGTCCCTCTCCCGAAACATTCTCCGCGAGCGAATATACTCCAATGCGCTGGACTACTTCTGCGGCCCAACCACGTGTCCGAATCAAAGCAGGGAGCAACTGCTGGAGGACATCATGATATTGCTGAAGTTCTGGCAGACGATGCGCAGTGAGAAGAAGCACCTGGTGACCTCCGAAGTGGGCGACTACGACCTGACAAATGCCTCGGTGAGCTCCACGCAAATGCTGGCCGTGCGCAACAACCCGGAAACGGCTTCCCTGATCAGCGGCAGTGGCCTGGCCAACGACTACACGCGCTCCATGAGCGCCAGTGGCAATGCGgtgggcatgggcgtgggcgcAGCTGGCGGCGGGAGCAGCAGTGGCTGGTACAACACCATTCCGCACTCCACGTCCACGCTGTCGAAGCGTTCGAATCGCTCCAAGCGGCTGCAGTACCAGAAGGACTCGTACGACAAGGACTACATGAAGAAGCGCAGCATGATCCTCGAGCTGCTGGCCGTCGAGCTCGAGTTCCTCATTACCTGGTACAATCCCAATTGCCTGCCGGATCTTATGGTGCCAG GCGAGGAGCAGATCACGGAGTGGCGCAACCGGCCGTACAAGCCGAACGTTTGGCGCGACTACGCCCGTCTCGCCTGGTGCTACAACCCGGCGCTGGCTGTCTTCCTGCCGCAGCGGATCAAGAACGCGGAGATCATCGATGAGGAGGTGTCGCGCCTGGTCTGCTCCGATCCCATAGCGGTGTGCCACATACCCGAGGCGCTCAAGTACCTATGCACCACCAAGAACCTGCTGCTGGAGAGCCCAGATCTGGTCTACATACTCTCCTGGTCGCCGGTGACGCCCATCCAGGCGCTCGCCTACTTCTCGCGCCAATATCCATCGCATCCGCTGACCGCCCAGTATGCTGTAAAGACCCTGTCCTCGTATCCGGCGGAATCGGTGCTGCCCTACATACCACAACTGGTGCAGGCACTGCGCCACGACACCATGGGCTATGTGGTGGAGTTCATCAAGAATATATCGCGGCGGTCGCAGATTGTGGCGCACCAGTTGATCTGGAACATGCAGACGAACATGTACATGGACGAGGATCAGCAGCACAGGGATCCCAACCTGTACGAGGCACTCGATCAGCTATCGCAAAGTATTATCGCCTCGTTTTCGGGCGCCGCCAAGCGATTCTACGAGCGCGAGTTCGATTTCTTTGGCAAGATAACGGCCGTCTCCGGCGAGATTCGCTCGTTTGCCAAGGGCATTGAGCGGAAGAACGCATGCCTGGCGGCGCTCAGCAGGATCAAGGTGCAGGGCGGCTGTTACCTGCCCTCCAATCCGGAGGCCATGGTGCTGGACATCGACTACAGCAGCGGCACGCCCATGCAAAGTGCGGCCAAGGCGCCGTATTTGGCCAGGTTCCGCGTGTATCGTTGCGGCATCACGGAGCTGGAGACGCGCGCCATGGAGGTGTCCAATAATCCG AACTCGCAGGAGGACGCCAAGATGACGCTGGGCGTGGAGTCCTGGCAGGCGGCCATTTTCAAGGTGGGCGACGATGTGCGCCAGGACATGCTGGCCCTCCAGGTGATCACCATCTTCAAGAACATCTTCCAGCAGGTGGGCCTCGATCTGTTCCTCTTCCCCTACCGCGTGGTGGCCACCGCTCCAGGG TGCGGCGTAATCGAGTGCGTGCCGAATGCCAAGTCGCGGGATCAGCTCGGCCGGCAGACGGACAGTGGCCTATCCGAGTATTTCCAGCATCAGTACGGCGACGAGAGCTCCAAGGAGTTCCAGGCGGCGCGTGCCAACTTTGTCAAGTCGATGGCGGCCTACTCGCTGATCGGTTATCTGCTGCAGATCAAGGATCGCCACAATGGCAACATCATGATCGACAAGGATGGCCACATCATACACATAG ATTTTGGCTTTATGTTCGAGTCCTCGCCAGGCGGTAACATCGGCTTCGAGCCGGACATGAAGCTGACCGACGAAATGGTCATGATCATGGGCGGCAAGATGGACTCGCCGGCCTTCAAGTGGTTCAGCGAGCTGTGCGTGCAGGCCTTCCTCGCCGTTCGCCCGTACCAGAACGCGATCGTGTCGCTGGTATCCCTGATGCTGGACACTGGGCTGCCCTGCTTCCGCGGCCAGACGATCAACCTGCTGCGGCAGCGGTTCGTGGCCACCAAGAACAACAAGGAGGCGGCCGCCCACATGCTGGCTGTCATCCGTAACTCGTACCAGAACTTCCGCACGCGTACCTACGACATGATTCAGTACTACCAGAACCAGATACCCTATTAA